From the Fusobacterium ulcerans ATCC 49185 genome, the window CTTTAGAAATACTTGGGAAAATATTTAAACCAAAATCTAAAAAAAATGTTGAAGATTTGAGAAATTTTAGTATAAATTATGGACATCTTTATGACGGAGAAAATTTAGTAGATGAAGTTCTTGTTTCAATAATGAAGGCTCCAAATACATATACAAAAGAAGATATAGTGGAAATAAACTGTCATGGAGGTTTTGTCATCACTGAAAAAGTACTGGAAACAGTATTGAAAAATGGTGCAAGAATTTCAGAAAGTGGAGAATTCACTAGAAGAGCTTTTTTAAATGGAAGACTGGATCTGACACAGGCAGAAGCAGTAATGGATATAATTCATGGAAAAACAGAAAAATCAGTATCTCTCTCATTGGATCAATTGAGAGGAGATTTAAAAGAGCAGATTGGACATTTGAAAAAACTAGTGCTAGATGTTGCTGCTCACATAAATGTGGTACTTGATTACCCAGAAGAGGGGATAGATGATCCTCTTCCAGAAAACCTTGTAGGTAATTTGAGAGAGGTAATGGATACTACAGATATTCTTATCAAGTCATATGATAAGGGAAAAATGATAAAAGAGGGTATAAAAACTGCAATAGTTGGAAAACCTAATGTTGGTAAATCAAGCATACTCAACTCTGTATTGAAAGAGGAGAGAGCTATAGTAACTCATGTAGCTGGAACTACAAGGGATGTAATAGAAGAAGTGGTGAACCTGAAAGGGATACCTCTTGTATTGGTAGATACTGCTGGTATCAGAAAAACAGATGACCTTGTAGAAAATATCGGAGTAGAAAAATCTAAACAACTTATTGAAAGTGCTGATCTGATACTATTTGTAGTAGATGGTTCAAGAGTCTTAGACGAGGAAGATATGAGAATACATGAAGCTATAAAAGCTGAAAAAGTTATAGGGATACTGAACAAGATAGATATAAGAGAAGATATAGATCTTTCACCTTTGACTAAGATAAATAAATGGCTGGAAATATCAGCTATAAAAAATCAAGGAATAGATGAGATGGAAGAAGAAATATATAACCATATCATTGAAGAAAATGTAGAAGACAGTTCTCAAAAGGTGACAATAACAAATATAAGACATAAGTCTGCCCTGGAAAAAACAAAGCAGTCTATTGAAAATATATTTGAAACTATAGAGAATGGACTTCCTATGGATCTAATGGCAGTTGATATCAAAGGAGCTTTGGATTCATTATCTGAAGTAACAGGAGAGATATCGAGTGAAGATCTGCTGGATCACATATTCAGTAATTTCTGTGTAGGGAAATAATAAATGAGAGTGGCTTAAAATTAGTCACTCTCTTCTTACTTTTAATACCTAAGATTTGGAGGAAACAAAAAATGGGAATGAAACAATATGAAGTGATAGTAGTAGGAGGAGGGCATGGTGGAGTAGAAGCAAGTCTGGCAGCAGCAAGACTTGGAAAGAAAACAGCTATGTTTACTCTATATCTTGATACTATTGCTATGATGTCATGCAACCCTTCAATAGGAGGACCAGGAAAAAGCAATCTTGTTGCTGAAATGGATATACTTGGTGGAGAGATGGGAAGACACACTGATAAATTTAATCTCCAGTTGAAGCATCTGAATGAAAGCAAAGGACCAGCTGCAAGAATAACAAGAGGACAGGCTGATAAATATCTCTATAGAACAGAGATGAGAAAAATTCTTGAACATACAGATAATCTTGAAATAATTCAGGATTGTGTAGATGAAATTATAGTTGAAGATGGAAAAATAAAAGGAATAATAACAAGACTTGGAATAAAATATTATGCTGAATGTGTAGTTCTGGCTACTGGTACATTTTTAAAGGGAAAAATAGTAATAGGGGATGTGGCTTATTCTGCTGGAAGACAGGGAGAAAACTCAGCTGAAAAACTTTCTGATAGTTTAAGAGAGCATGGAATAAATATTGAAAGATATCAGACTGCTACACCTCCAAGGCTTGATAAAAGAAGCATAGATTTTAGTAAAATGAAGGAATTAAAAGGGGAGGAACACCCAAGGTATTTCTCTATATTTACTAATAAAGATAGAAATAGTGTAGTTCCTACATGGTTAACTTATACTACAGAAAAAACAATAGAAGTAGCAAAAGAAATGCTGCAGTATTCACCAATAGTAAGCGGAATAATAAAAACTCATGGACCTAGACACTGTCCATCACTAGATAGAAAAGTAATAAACTTTCCAGATAAATCTAATCATCAGATATTTTTGGAACTGGAATCAGCAGAATCAGAGGAAGTATATGTAAATGGACTTACTACTGCAATGCCTCCATTTGCTCAGGAAGCTATGATGAGAACTATAGCAGGACTGGAAAATGCAAGGATAATGAGATATGGTTATGCAGTAGAGTATGATTATGCTCCTGCAGCTCAGCTTTATCCAAGTCTGGAGTGCAAAAAAGTAGAGGGGCTTTACTTTGCAGGTCAGATAAATGGAACATCTGGTTATGAAGAGGCTGCATGTCAGGGATTTATAGCTGGAGTAAATGCTGCCAGAAAGGTAGATGGAAAGGAACCAGTTATTATTGACAGAAGTGAAGGATATATAGGTGTACTTATAGATGATATAATTCACAAGAAGACACCAGAGCCTTATAGAGTCCTTCCATCAAGATCTGAATATAGATTAACTCTTAGGTTTGATAATGCTTTTATGAGGCTTTTTACAAAGGCTAAGGAGATAGGAATTCTATCTTCTGAAAAACTTGATTACCTAGAAAATTCTATAAAAATAGTAAATGATGAAATAGCAAGATTAAAAGAGATAAGTGTACCAATGGTACAGGCTAATGTACTTCTTGAAAAACTTGGATCAGATCAGAAACTTACTAAAGGTGTCAAAATAGGAGATCTTTTAAAAATAAAAGAGGTAACTTATGACAGCTTAAAAGATATAACAGAGATAAATGATTATCCTGGATTTATAAAAAATCAGATAGAAACAATAATAAAATATGAGATATTTATTCAAAGGGAAAATGAGCAAATCGAGAAATTTAAAAGACTTGAGGAAGTAAAAATACCTGTTGATTTTGATTTCTCTGAAGTAAAAGGAATATCTAATATAGCTAGATGTGGACTGGAAGAAATAAAACCACTTTCAATAGGAGAGGCTTCTAGAATAAGTGGCGTTACAGGAAATGATATAGCCCTTTTAGTTGGGTATTTAAAATAAAAATAAAAATAAATATATTATTATTATGTATATACATATTAATAAAAAATTCTCTGTTACTTTAATGGAGGTGAAAAAATGAAGCTTTGCATTGTTTTTTCTGGAGTAGTTTTAAAATAGATCAAATTTTAAAAGGAGATTGTGATGACTATTCCAGATGTAGATAAAATATATCCAAGAACAAATGATAAACAGATAGTATATTTAAAAAATGTAATTACAAATTCCAATATTCAAATTGGAGATTACACAATTTATAATGATTTTTACAATGATCCAACTGAGTTTCAAAAAAATAATGTGCTGTATCATTATCCAATAAATAAAGATAAACTTATCATTGGAAAATTTTGTTCCATTGCCTGCGGAGCTAAATTCTTAATGAACTGTGGCAATCATACACTGCATTCTTTATCTACTTATACTTTTCCATTATTTGGTGAAGAATGGGGACATAAAATAAATGTAAGAGATTCATGGGATAACAAAGGAAATATTATAATTGGAAATGATGTATGGATTGGCTATGAAGCTGTGATATTATCAGGGGTAACTATTGGAGATGGGGCTATTATAGGAACAAGAGCAGTTGTAACTAAAGATGTACCACCTTATACAATTGTTGGAGGAAGTCCTGCCAGAATAATAAAAAAACGATTTTCAGATGATATAATAGATAAATTACTTAAAATGAAATGGTGGAACTGGCCAGAAGAGAAAATTGCTGAAAGCTTGGAGTATATACAGGCTGGAAATTTATCTAAATTAGAAAAAGTATAATAATACTAGAATAAAACATTTTAAATTATAGAGAGAATGGCTACTAAATTAAGTAAAAAAGAGTTTTTAGCTATTCTCTTTTTTATATAATGAGGGAGAATAAATTATGATTATATTGATTGCAGGAAGCTCACATACTGGAAAAACACTTATGGCACAAAAGTTATTAGAAAAATATAAGTTTCCATACTTATCCATTGACCACTTAAAAATGGGATTGATAAGGAGTGGGAAAACAGCTCTTACTCCAAATGATGATAATGAACTAACTGCTTATTTGTGGCCTGTTGTTAGAGAAATGATAAAGACAGCAGTTGAAAACAAACAAAATCTTATAGTAGAAGGATGTTATATACCATTTGATTGGAAGAAAGATTTTGAGGAAAAATATTTGGAACATATGAGATACTTTTGTCTTATTATGACAGAAAAATA encodes:
- the mnmE gene encoding tRNA uridine-5-carboxymethylaminomethyl(34) synthesis GTPase MnmE — translated: MLFDTIAAISTPRGEGGIGIVRISGNHALEILGKIFKPKSKKNVEDLRNFSINYGHLYDGENLVDEVLVSIMKAPNTYTKEDIVEINCHGGFVITEKVLETVLKNGARISESGEFTRRAFLNGRLDLTQAEAVMDIIHGKTEKSVSLSLDQLRGDLKEQIGHLKKLVLDVAAHINVVLDYPEEGIDDPLPENLVGNLREVMDTTDILIKSYDKGKMIKEGIKTAIVGKPNVGKSSILNSVLKEERAIVTHVAGTTRDVIEEVVNLKGIPLVLVDTAGIRKTDDLVENIGVEKSKQLIESADLILFVVDGSRVLDEEDMRIHEAIKAEKVIGILNKIDIREDIDLSPLTKINKWLEISAIKNQGIDEMEEEIYNHIIEENVEDSSQKVTITNIRHKSALEKTKQSIENIFETIENGLPMDLMAVDIKGALDSLSEVTGEISSEDLLDHIFSNFCVGK
- the mnmG gene encoding tRNA uridine-5-carboxymethylaminomethyl(34) synthesis enzyme MnmG, whose translation is MGMKQYEVIVVGGGHGGVEASLAAARLGKKTAMFTLYLDTIAMMSCNPSIGGPGKSNLVAEMDILGGEMGRHTDKFNLQLKHLNESKGPAARITRGQADKYLYRTEMRKILEHTDNLEIIQDCVDEIIVEDGKIKGIITRLGIKYYAECVVLATGTFLKGKIVIGDVAYSAGRQGENSAEKLSDSLREHGINIERYQTATPPRLDKRSIDFSKMKELKGEEHPRYFSIFTNKDRNSVVPTWLTYTTEKTIEVAKEMLQYSPIVSGIIKTHGPRHCPSLDRKVINFPDKSNHQIFLELESAESEEVYVNGLTTAMPPFAQEAMMRTIAGLENARIMRYGYAVEYDYAPAAQLYPSLECKKVEGLYFAGQINGTSGYEEAACQGFIAGVNAARKVDGKEPVIIDRSEGYIGVLIDDIIHKKTPEPYRVLPSRSEYRLTLRFDNAFMRLFTKAKEIGILSSEKLDYLENSIKIVNDEIARLKEISVPMVQANVLLEKLGSDQKLTKGVKIGDLLKIKEVTYDSLKDITEINDYPGFIKNQIETIIKYEIFIQRENEQIEKFKRLEEVKIPVDFDFSEVKGISNIARCGLEEIKPLSIGEASRISGVTGNDIALLVGYLK
- a CDS encoding CatB-related O-acetyltransferase, whose protein sequence is MTIPDVDKIYPRTNDKQIVYLKNVITNSNIQIGDYTIYNDFYNDPTEFQKNNVLYHYPINKDKLIIGKFCSIACGAKFLMNCGNHTLHSLSTYTFPLFGEEWGHKINVRDSWDNKGNIIIGNDVWIGYEAVILSGVTIGDGAIIGTRAVVTKDVPPYTIVGGSPARIIKKRFSDDIIDKLLKMKWWNWPEEKIAESLEYIQAGNLSKLEKV
- a CDS encoding adenylate kinase yields the protein MIILIAGSSHTGKTLMAQKLLEKYKFPYLSIDHLKMGLIRSGKTALTPNDDNELTAYLWPVVREMIKTAVENKQNLIVEGCYIPFDWKKDFEEKYLEHMRYFCLIMTEKYIQKNFSKIKGYANIIEKRANDSFCTKEMMIEENIKNFEMCQKYDCDYILIDDEYVIEI